A window of Paenibacillus sp. 19GGS1-52 contains these coding sequences:
- a CDS encoding S-layer homology domain-containing protein: MNIPKLIMNSSLALSIVLASAALGPISASASPAMSQVVMSAIPAIHPGGTVTISGTSTDSEVIVKVIRPTGSIVFFNIVKVINGVFSDSFVLGSSESIGTYKVVVGQGEIVDTEDLIVTAAPTPPVTDPGTPSGTTPTGNSNPSTNIVTPANVEVSPAAITSNTVTAPDGKITTTVTIDNKYLSDAFTQLKDQGKTDGAPVIAIRISDIAANGNTNVSLPASLLLEGMKSVPNAVVKIFSGNESYSLPLQVLDLNTIAQSLGIDISSVILHINIAVMGTDIEKLIQVSAGGKGAVSLGHSVDFSVTAEGNGKSVALNNFGTNYVERSITFSQAIDPLTTTGILYNPANQEISFVPTVFVKNTDGTTQATIKRNGNSIYAVVTSSKSFTDIKGHWAKADIELLASKMVVSGTTATNFAPDHNITRAEFAALLVRSLALNSDAAAATFKDVKATDWFAGSIGAAVKANLVSGYEDGSFKPNAPITREQMTVMIAKAITAAGKTVSSQAEPLNKFSDSSKISNWAKVSVSQSVQAGIISGMTDTTFVPLANATRAQAAVMLKRFLQYTQFIN, encoded by the coding sequence GTGAACATACCAAAACTAATTATGAATTCATCACTTGCTCTTTCTATAGTGTTGGCCAGTGCAGCATTAGGTCCGATATCGGCTTCGGCAAGTCCCGCCATGTCTCAAGTGGTAATGTCAGCCATTCCAGCTATTCATCCCGGCGGAACAGTGACCATCTCCGGAACGTCAACGGATTCGGAAGTCATCGTGAAGGTAATCCGTCCAACAGGAAGCATTGTCTTCTTTAATATTGTTAAAGTCATCAATGGAGTATTCTCCGATTCATTTGTTCTGGGAAGCAGTGAGTCCATCGGAACCTATAAAGTAGTTGTTGGACAAGGTGAGATTGTAGACACGGAAGATCTTATAGTTACAGCTGCTCCCACACCGCCAGTAACTGATCCAGGAACACCATCGGGAACAACGCCTACAGGCAACAGTAACCCAAGCACCAATATTGTAACTCCTGCTAATGTAGAAGTGAGTCCTGCTGCAATTACTTCCAATACAGTAACTGCCCCTGACGGCAAGATTACGACTACGGTAACTATTGATAACAAATATTTGAGCGATGCGTTCACTCAACTGAAGGATCAAGGGAAGACTGATGGAGCGCCAGTTATTGCCATAAGAATTAGCGATATTGCGGCGAACGGCAATACCAACGTTTCTCTCCCCGCTTCTTTACTGCTGGAAGGAATGAAGAGTGTTCCGAATGCTGTCGTTAAGATTTTCTCAGGCAACGAATCCTATTCTCTCCCCTTGCAGGTGCTGGATCTTAACACTATCGCCCAGTCATTAGGCATAGACATTTCTAGTGTGATCCTGCATATTAACATTGCGGTCATGGGAACGGATATCGAGAAGCTGATTCAAGTTAGTGCTGGAGGAAAAGGAGCTGTATCCCTAGGCCATTCTGTTGATTTCAGTGTGACCGCTGAAGGTAATGGCAAATCGGTAGCGTTGAATAACTTTGGAACCAACTATGTGGAGCGGAGTATTACTTTTTCGCAAGCCATAGATCCGTTAACTACCACAGGCATTCTGTATAACCCGGCCAATCAGGAGATTTCCTTTGTGCCGACTGTTTTTGTGAAAAATACGGATGGAACTACCCAAGCAACCATTAAGAGAAACGGAAATAGTATTTACGCTGTAGTAACCTCTTCCAAATCTTTTACGGATATAAAAGGACATTGGGCTAAAGCTGATATCGAGCTACTGGCTTCCAAAATGGTCGTTAGTGGTACAACAGCTACGAACTTTGCCCCAGATCATAATATTACTCGTGCGGAGTTTGCCGCCTTGCTCGTACGTTCGCTGGCTTTAAATTCTGATGCGGCAGCAGCGACCTTCAAAGACGTTAAGGCAACTGATTGGTTTGCAGGCTCCATTGGAGCTGCTGTTAAAGCTAATCTTGTAAGTGGCTATGAAGATGGCTCTTTCAAACCTAATGCACCGATCACTCGTGAACAAATGACGGTGATGATAGCCAAAGCCATCACTGCAGCTGGAAAAACAGTCAGCAGTCAAGCTGAACCGTTGAATAAATTTAGTGATAGCTCGAAAATAAGCAATTGGGCCAAGGTGTCCGTCTCGCAATCCGTACAAGCGGGGATTATCTCCGGGATGACAGATACTACCTTTGTTCCATTAGCAAATGCAACTCGTGCACAGGCCGCTGTCATGTTGAAACGTTTTCTTCAATACACTCAGTTTATCAACTAA
- a CDS encoding NAD-dependent epimerase/dehydratase family protein: MTKVLIIGGTRFFGKKLVEQLIRDGVDVTIITRGQTPDTFGNSVKWLQADRTDQAAMQRVLGSSTYDVVYDNICYTPQEAEAAVELFTGRTRKYIVTSSLSIYPFGGSAKIESDYDPYGYTLPEPYPAKIDYAEGKRLVEAVFCQKAPFKVAAVRFPVVLGLDDYTRRLHFHVEHVAQGLPLGIPNLDAEMSFIRSDEAAEFLAWLGRSNLVGPVNATSNGVTSLGEILLLITEATGQQADILTETDAADMSPFGIPETWFMNTAKAEAAGFRFQRLDDWLPELIQEIVAAIH, from the coding sequence ATGACAAAGGTGCTTATTATAGGCGGTACAAGATTTTTTGGTAAAAAATTAGTAGAGCAGCTGATCCGTGATGGGGTCGATGTAACGATTATAACGAGGGGGCAAACACCCGATACTTTCGGCAATTCTGTGAAGTGGCTGCAGGCCGATCGTACGGATCAAGCGGCTATGCAGCGTGTGCTAGGTTCCTCAACCTATGATGTGGTCTACGACAACATTTGCTACACACCACAAGAGGCGGAGGCTGCCGTGGAATTATTCACAGGACGCACGCGGAAATATATCGTCACCTCTTCGCTTAGTATCTATCCATTTGGCGGATCAGCTAAAATCGAGAGCGATTATGATCCCTACGGCTACACTCTGCCGGAACCCTATCCCGCTAAGATAGACTACGCGGAAGGCAAACGACTAGTCGAAGCGGTATTTTGTCAAAAGGCCCCGTTTAAGGTTGCCGCAGTTCGTTTCCCAGTGGTCTTAGGACTTGATGATTATACACGGCGACTTCATTTTCACGTTGAACATGTAGCACAGGGGCTGCCCCTCGGGATACCAAACCTGGATGCGGAAATGTCATTTATTCGCTCGGATGAAGCAGCTGAATTTCTGGCCTGGCTGGGTCGTTCCAATCTGGTGGGACCGGTCAATGCCACTTCGAATGGAGTAACCTCACTTGGAGAGATTCTCTTGCTCATTACCGAGGCTACCGGCCAACAGGCCGATATTCTTACCGAAACAGATGCGGCTGATATGTCACCTTTTGGCATCCCCGAGACCTGGTTTATGAATACGGCAAAAGCGGAAGCTGCTGGTTTCAGATTTCAACGCCTAGACGATTGGTTGCCGGAGTTAATTCAGGAGATCGTTGCTGCAATACATTAA
- a CDS encoding DinB family protein has product MHNKISEVLLQNWDYCMDVEDWSPPLSDALAGVDHLQASWKPQGGAANSIWETVNHLTYYKERLLKKLKGLPQLPDVESNDDTFTVKVTGEAEWEKAVLALKTVHASLREVIEALEEGAYDWGGSGHAPGEEVMSLILHDAYHTGQIVLVRKLQGSWPSRRSFD; this is encoded by the coding sequence ATGCACAATAAAATTAGCGAAGTACTGCTGCAGAATTGGGATTATTGTATGGATGTTGAGGATTGGTCACCGCCGCTAAGCGATGCACTTGCAGGCGTGGATCATCTGCAAGCTAGCTGGAAGCCACAGGGGGGAGCTGCTAACTCTATCTGGGAGACGGTCAATCATCTGACGTATTATAAGGAACGTTTGCTTAAGAAGCTAAAGGGCTTGCCACAGCTGCCTGATGTGGAGAGCAATGACGATACATTTACTGTCAAGGTTACCGGGGAGGCAGAGTGGGAGAAGGCAGTGCTTGCGCTGAAGACCGTTCACGCTTCGCTTCGGGAAGTCATTGAAGCGCTTGAAGAAGGCGCGTATGATTGGGGCGGTTCAGGACATGCGCCAGGCGAAGAAGTGATGAGTCTTATCCTGCACGATGCCTATCACACCGGACAGATCGTCTTGGTTCGTAAGCTGCAGGGCTCTTGGCCCTCACGCCGCAGCTTCGATTAA
- a CDS encoding hydrolase/acyltransferase, whose product MPKMRYVILQQNKELQFVEMPEEYAYQLSALNLRLNKEIDKLTADNVPDLPLAIAECDSLDLLREEHSLQSGLEYINLLESAFASIQEQNYPLISLLTEIRALQAQLEQWYEEEEEGVL is encoded by the coding sequence ATGCCGAAAATGCGATATGTAATTTTGCAGCAAAATAAAGAACTGCAATTCGTAGAAATGCCGGAGGAATATGCTTACCAGCTAAGCGCACTCAATCTTCGCCTCAATAAAGAGATCGATAAGCTGACCGCCGACAATGTGCCAGACCTGCCTTTGGCGATCGCCGAATGCGACTCGCTGGACCTGCTGCGTGAAGAACATTCACTGCAATCCGGCCTGGAATATATTAATCTGCTGGAGAGCGCTTTTGCCTCCATTCAGGAACAGAACTATCCGCTCATCTCACTGCTGACCGAAATTCGCGCACTACAGGCCCAGTTGGAGCAATGGTATGAAGAGGAAGAAGAAGGCGTGCTGTAG
- a CDS encoding DUF3024 domain-containing protein produces MDEFTKKRIIKIMDNYTNNKIPKRIQNEIKLSYKIRGENITLIEERPGYKSDIWTQFDIAQFRLNQGKWKVYWRDSKEKWHFVDDILPDEDFSKQLEIVDKDNKGIFWG; encoded by the coding sequence ATGGATGAATTTACAAAGAAGCGAATTATAAAGATCATGGATAATTATACGAATAATAAAATTCCCAAGCGTATTCAAAATGAGATAAAGCTGAGCTACAAGATCAGAGGGGAGAATATTACGTTAATTGAAGAGAGACCAGGATATAAGAGTGATATATGGACTCAATTTGATATTGCTCAATTTAGATTGAATCAAGGGAAGTGGAAAGTGTATTGGAGAGACAGTAAAGAGAAATGGCATTTTGTTGATGACATATTGCCGGATGAAGATTTTTCTAAACAATTAGAGATCGTCGATAAAGATAATAAAGGGATTTTTTGGGGATAA
- a CDS encoding DUF2207 domain-containing protein has translation MRKWNYYSFIIVLIMIIIIIIATSLQTVFNKDKEYAIDRVDIKAELLTDGDLMVQEMFTYTFNGSWNGTTRYLDTEGQKAVEYFEAYIPPKDKLIGDFTEDSLKELDVELDSKSDTYYAYTASKDETKRVYYRYRVDKAAIRYSDTGELYWSFLTHNNEKVGEVNLQLFLPQSSDNLGVDFFLRDRTGGGVLSLKKNSTDSASYLYYHNKSLPKKGTVRMRVLFPDSWLSDIPASESALLVKEVLAQEKARDHLISTRTEYFSLLDKMLYLITGLILAVSLLYLFAPRRIRGFLRRSELTPARLGEMDPLLAAYIYRNGRLKKRDLFAGVFSMRQRGLVLMKQGATPARFEDDAKAPEFMPKFLFQGARKLLNPVDLFMVTHFFQNQGKEFQLESVNGPTSMERNRRSKQKKYHEKALNVDKKFKDWSLLVAEQDSFRESAYRNTLWRPLWVGLSLLHLVFVLCLFYADATSWLILCSMAVPLTLGAVLTMIFYTRRWLMILYLGACSLSMIVLTNIDAVLTYLLCILCSVLLVVIIPRNILSPEAAWYRSALKVWRRQLKKGQIHAVSNGADSVTLASEFALTLDAGASFLKSAQVRGTVANTEPSTLRNLALFGGVLYSQQTIAYMSPLPSSGGSGSIDGGGGGAGGGDGGGGGGGGTGAF, from the coding sequence ATGAGAAAGTGGAACTATTACTCTTTTATTATTGTGTTGATAATGATAATAATAATAATAATAGCGACAAGTCTTCAAACTGTATTCAACAAGGACAAAGAGTATGCGATAGATCGGGTAGATATTAAGGCGGAATTGCTGACAGACGGCGATTTGATGGTACAAGAGATGTTCACTTATACTTTTAACGGAAGCTGGAACGGAACTACTCGGTATCTGGATACGGAAGGGCAGAAAGCTGTTGAATATTTCGAGGCTTACATACCGCCAAAAGATAAGCTGATCGGCGATTTTACAGAGGACAGCCTGAAAGAGCTGGATGTGGAGCTTGATTCCAAAAGTGATACCTATTACGCCTATACGGCATCAAAAGATGAAACGAAACGGGTATATTATCGATATAGGGTCGATAAGGCAGCGATCCGATATTCGGATACAGGCGAACTTTACTGGAGTTTCTTGACACACAACAACGAAAAGGTAGGAGAGGTTAACCTTCAGCTGTTCCTGCCGCAAAGTAGTGACAATCTCGGCGTAGACTTCTTCCTGCGGGACCGTACAGGGGGCGGAGTGCTGTCCTTAAAGAAGAACAGCACCGATTCGGCTTCCTATCTTTATTATCATAATAAGAGCCTGCCTAAGAAAGGCACAGTTCGGATGAGAGTATTATTTCCTGATAGTTGGTTGAGTGATATTCCTGCTAGCGAATCGGCTTTGCTAGTCAAGGAGGTTCTGGCCCAAGAAAAGGCAAGAGATCATCTGATCTCCACACGGACGGAATATTTCTCGTTATTGGACAAGATGTTGTACCTAATTACGGGGCTCATTCTGGCTGTTAGTCTACTCTATCTTTTCGCACCGCGACGAATAAGGGGATTCCTGAGGAGGAGTGAGCTTACGCCAGCTCGGCTGGGGGAGATGGATCCGTTGCTGGCAGCTTACATCTACAGAAATGGACGATTGAAGAAACGAGATCTCTTTGCGGGTGTATTTTCCATGCGGCAGCGTGGGCTGGTCCTTATGAAGCAAGGGGCGACACCGGCGCGCTTCGAGGACGATGCTAAAGCACCGGAGTTTATGCCCAAATTTCTGTTTCAGGGCGCCCGTAAATTGTTAAATCCGGTGGACCTTTTTATGGTAACTCATTTTTTTCAGAACCAAGGCAAGGAATTTCAGCTGGAATCCGTCAATGGACCAACGTCTATGGAACGGAATAGGCGCAGCAAGCAAAAAAAATATCATGAAAAAGCATTGAATGTTGACAAGAAATTTAAAGATTGGTCTTTGCTGGTCGCGGAGCAGGATTCTTTCCGGGAAAGTGCCTACAGAAATACTCTGTGGCGCCCCCTTTGGGTAGGTCTATCCTTGCTGCATCTTGTGTTCGTACTATGTCTTTTTTACGCTGATGCAACTTCTTGGCTTATTCTCTGCTCTATGGCTGTACCGTTAACACTGGGAGCCGTGCTTACGATGATCTTTTATACTCGGAGATGGTTGATGATCCTGTATCTCGGCGCCTGTTCACTTTCGATGATTGTGCTGACAAATATAGATGCAGTGTTGACCTATCTTCTTTGCATTCTTTGTTCAGTACTGCTTGTCGTAATTATACCGAGGAATATCCTCTCTCCAGAAGCGGCCTGGTACCGTTCAGCACTTAAAGTGTGGCGGAGACAACTTAAAAAGGGCCAAATTCATGCAGTATCGAACGGAGCAGATTCAGTTACGCTTGCCAGTGAATTTGCCCTCACATTGGATGCTGGAGCTTCTTTTCTGAAGTCTGCACAGGTAAGAGGGACTGTAGCTAATACTGAGCCTTCCACCTTAAGAAATCTAGCTCTATTTGGAGGAGTCCTCTACTCTCAGCAGACGATAGCCTATATGTCACCGCTCCCTTCATCGGGAGGAAGTGGAAGTATTGACGGAGGAGGCGGTGGTGCTGGCGGTGGTGACGGAGGCGGAGGCGGTGGCGGTGGAACGGGAGCTTTTTAA
- a CDS encoding SprT family protein, with translation MSNDELQLWIEQVSRDNFGVPFRHKATFNSRLSSTGGRYFIKSHNIEINPLQLTQFGREETERIIKHELCHYHLHLAKRGYMHRDADFKRLLAQVGGSRYCQSLPGMKARKPLPYRYKLVCTACATEYPRKRKVDPKRYRCGNCAGKLKLQTLEIE, from the coding sequence ATGAGCAACGATGAGCTGCAGCTGTGGATTGAACAGGTATCGCGGGACAACTTTGGGGTACCGTTCCGGCACAAAGCTACCTTTAACAGCCGATTATCTTCAACGGGCGGACGTTATTTTATCAAAAGTCATAATATTGAGATCAACCCGCTTCAACTGACCCAGTTCGGTCGTGAGGAAACGGAGCGAATTATTAAGCATGAGCTCTGCCACTATCACCTGCATCTGGCAAAGAGAGGGTATATGCACCGTGATGCCGATTTCAAAAGATTGCTGGCACAGGTCGGCGGGAGCCGCTACTGCCAGTCTCTACCGGGAATGAAGGCGCGCAAACCGCTGCCTTACCGGTATAAGCTCGTGTGCACAGCCTGTGCTACCGAGTATCCACGCAAGCGAAAGGTTGATCCCAAGCGCTATCGCTGCGGGAATTGTGCAGGTAAGCTCAAGCTGCAAACCTTGGAAATAGAATAA
- the cmpA gene encoding cortex morphogenetic protein CmpA, which translates to MPQWLCHQLMKAYYKKDRRQIKLLNECWFFYRNSAESPGSIQRKL; encoded by the coding sequence TTGCCGCAGTGGCTCTGCCATCAGCTGATGAAAGCTTATTATAAAAAAGACCGCCGTCAGATTAAGCTGCTGAACGAGTGCTGGTTCTTTTACCGCAATTCCGCGGAATCACCGGGTTCTATACAAAGAAAGCTGTAG
- a CDS encoding pentapeptide repeat-containing protein, which produces MKHKIDPPKIADNIALPPQEIFSLQTKDEFSFCSINDQFIDSQEAGKVSFEKVLFRNVTITESSLSGIELTDVIFERCDLSNVNFSDAFVHRTEFRNCKLIGTDFTRGRFQNVLFTDCIGDYATFRFANFKQVAYVDSSLIGADYYQSVLQKISFNRCNLDQAMLSGTKLNGIDLSDCEFSGLHVEIEDLYGCIISAQQAASFAGLLGLVIK; this is translated from the coding sequence ATGAAACATAAGATTGACCCGCCCAAAATTGCCGACAACATTGCTTTACCCCCGCAGGAAATATTCTCACTGCAAACGAAGGATGAGTTCAGCTTTTGTTCCATAAATGACCAGTTCATTGATAGCCAGGAAGCTGGTAAGGTTTCGTTCGAGAAGGTGCTGTTTAGGAATGTTACCATTACGGAGTCGTCCTTGAGCGGGATTGAACTTACGGATGTTATCTTTGAAAGATGTGATCTGTCCAACGTTAATTTCTCCGATGCCTTCGTTCATCGCACAGAGTTCAGAAATTGCAAGTTGATTGGGACAGACTTTACCAGAGGAAGATTCCAGAACGTTCTGTTCACAGACTGTATCGGGGATTACGCTACATTTCGATTTGCTAATTTCAAACAGGTTGCTTACGTAGACAGTTCGCTCATTGGCGCTGATTATTATCAATCCGTCCTGCAAAAGATCTCATTTAATCGCTGCAATCTGGATCAAGCCATGCTGTCAGGGACAAAACTGAACGGAATCGATCTTAGCGACTGCGAATTCAGCGGTTTACATGTAGAGATCGAAGACTTATATGGTTGTATCATTTCAGCGCAGCAAGCCGCCTCATTTGCGGGTCTGCTGGGTTTGGTGATCAAATAG
- a CDS encoding TetM/TetW/TetO/TetS family tetracycline resistance ribosomal protection protein, producing MSQQQETERINVGIFAHVDAGKTTTTEHILYESGRIRALGSVDSGTALTDSMDIERQRGISVRAALASFAWKGVQINLVDTPGHVDFLSEVERSLRVMDCAVLILSAVEGVQAQTEMIWNALRKLEIPTLILMNKMDRVGADPDAVLAQARNYLSTDIIPVQCPMGEEHNYRGAADLWETGAETAAQTELLEALAERDEKWLETYMSGRTVNLVAWKNHMSAETATGRIFPLVYGVAAKGLGITALLDAMIDYFPRAGGNAEAPVSGIVYNIQRDKNMGRMAFVRLYEGTIRNRDTLLNYSQDIQGKVTQIRKVEGGRVDDVGALEAGDIAVVYGLSGVRVGDVLGHPEAIPQEAKLAVPLLTVRVHWAVDTDDHKVIVALQELADEDPLLDTQWLQDERELHIKVMGPIQLEILDSVMVERYGLKVTFGQPSVIYKETPSRIGEGFIAYLMPKPCWAILRFHIEPGPPGSGLVYDSVVRSSDLLPQYQNETARRVPEALQQGLYGWEVTDLKITLVEGQHHV from the coding sequence ATGAGTCAACAGCAAGAGACCGAACGGATTAATGTTGGAATATTTGCTCATGTGGATGCCGGAAAAACGACCACAACGGAGCATATTTTATATGAGAGCGGACGCATTCGTGCACTGGGCAGTGTAGATAGCGGAACGGCATTAACGGATTCAATGGATATTGAACGGCAGCGGGGTATTTCGGTACGGGCAGCACTGGCATCTTTTGCCTGGAAAGGGGTGCAGATCAATCTGGTCGATACGCCGGGGCATGTCGATTTTCTGTCTGAGGTAGAGCGTTCTTTGCGGGTGATGGACTGCGCGGTGCTCATATTATCGGCGGTGGAGGGTGTGCAGGCACAAACCGAAATGATCTGGAATGCGCTGCGGAAGCTGGAGATCCCCACGCTTATTCTGATGAACAAAATGGATAGGGTAGGTGCAGATCCTGACGCTGTATTGGCCCAGGCACGCAACTATTTGTCAACTGATATTATTCCTGTGCAGTGTCCGATGGGTGAAGAGCATAATTATCGGGGAGCTGCGGATTTATGGGAAACCGGTGCAGAGACTGCCGCGCAGACGGAGCTGTTGGAGGCGTTAGCGGAGCGGGACGAGAAATGGCTGGAGACATATATGTCAGGTCGAACCGTAAACCTTGTTGCATGGAAAAACCATATGAGCGCGGAAACAGCCACAGGTCGGATATTTCCGCTGGTCTATGGAGTAGCGGCCAAAGGGCTGGGTATTACGGCGCTATTGGATGCCATGATTGACTATTTCCCGCGAGCCGGAGGGAATGCAGAAGCCCCGGTGTCCGGTATCGTGTACAACATTCAACGGGATAAGAATATGGGGCGGATGGCCTTTGTCCGCCTCTATGAAGGAACGATTCGCAACCGTGATACACTGCTGAATTATTCACAGGACATTCAAGGAAAGGTGACCCAAATCCGCAAGGTGGAGGGCGGTCGTGTCGACGATGTTGGAGCGCTTGAAGCAGGAGATATCGCTGTAGTCTATGGCTTGTCCGGGGTGCGGGTCGGCGATGTATTGGGCCATCCTGAGGCGATCCCGCAGGAAGCCAAGCTTGCTGTGCCACTGCTTACGGTGCGTGTACATTGGGCAGTCGATACCGATGACCATAAGGTGATCGTAGCCCTGCAGGAGCTGGCAGATGAAGATCCGCTGCTGGATACCCAGTGGCTGCAGGATGAACGGGAGCTGCACATCAAAGTGATGGGGCCAATTCAACTGGAGATTCTGGACAGTGTTATGGTGGAGCGTTATGGACTAAAGGTTACTTTTGGCCAACCATCCGTAATATATAAAGAGACGCCAAGCCGCATAGGCGAGGGCTTCATCGCGTATTTGATGCCGAAGCCATGCTGGGCGATTCTGCGCTTCCATATTGAACCTGGCCCTCCGGGGAGTGGGCTGGTCTATGACTCGGTAGTACGGAGCTCCGATCTGCTGCCGCAATATCAGAATGAGACAGCCCGTCGGGTGCCGGAGGCTCTGCAGCAGGGTCTTTACGGTTGGGAGGTTACCGACCTCAAGATCACTCTAGTTGAGGGGCAGCATCATGTATAG
- a CDS encoding S-layer homology domain-containing protein, translating to MNKPFLNHATKMTVACGILAASLSFGTSAFAFSDLKGDPAEAKINALHDAGIVNGVSNDKFAPKMKVTFAQGLQFIVSGLTLSPQPTSGSSSTKASDFFDKVKDKAWYASAFLIAKQNGLSLDRAVNPNGTITRAQFANLLTQALQSKGNFPVTMMYVNIADGSKLTAEESNSLQILLNTHIVTLENDKFRPNDAVTRSEAAVWIHDAAEFAKRVIIPEDSSTAPTSNYETEVTLEKAAEGVNKATLTVNNLPNPGYGLVVERIEFGKDKTAVIYFNITKPDPDKMYPQVISKASVVTYLPDGYKASAQPVQGSSSAASSR from the coding sequence ATGAACAAACCATTCTTGAACCACGCTACAAAAATGACTGTAGCGTGCGGTATTCTGGCAGCAAGCCTGTCCTTCGGGACATCGGCATTTGCGTTCTCCGATTTGAAAGGTGATCCTGCTGAAGCAAAAATTAACGCATTGCATGACGCAGGTATTGTTAACGGGGTAAGTAACGACAAGTTCGCTCCTAAAATGAAAGTGACTTTTGCACAAGGGTTACAATTTATCGTCAGCGGGCTTACGCTGTCTCCGCAACCCACAAGTGGCAGCAGTTCTACTAAAGCTAGTGATTTCTTCGATAAGGTAAAAGACAAAGCCTGGTATGCCTCAGCATTCCTGATCGCCAAACAAAATGGCCTTTCCCTGGACCGGGCCGTGAATCCGAACGGAACCATTACCCGTGCCCAGTTCGCCAATTTATTGACTCAGGCCTTGCAGAGTAAAGGGAATTTCCCTGTAACGATGATGTATGTCAATATTGCTGATGGAAGTAAGCTGACTGCAGAGGAATCGAATAGCCTGCAGATCCTGCTTAATACGCATATTGTGACATTGGAGAACGATAAATTCCGACCAAATGATGCCGTTACTCGCTCGGAAGCCGCTGTCTGGATTCATGACGCAGCAGAGTTTGCCAAACGTGTGATTATACCTGAGGATAGCTCCACGGCTCCAACTTCTAATTACGAAACAGAGGTTACGCTCGAAAAAGCCGCCGAAGGCGTAAACAAAGCTACGCTGACCGTTAACAATCTGCCAAATCCGGGCTATGGCTTGGTAGTGGAGAGAATCGAATTTGGCAAGGACAAGACAGCCGTTATTTATTTCAACATAACCAAACCTGATCCGGATAAAATGTATCCACAGGTCATTTCCAAAGCCTCCGTGGTTACTTACCTGCCAGATGGCTACAAAGCATCGGCCCAACCTGTACAAGGCTCCAGTTCAGCAGCTTCTTCCAGATAG